One window of Cellulomonas shaoxiangyii genomic DNA carries:
- a CDS encoding carbohydrate ABC transporter permease yields MRTMSLRRRTPGDLLFSIALGTVVVLILFATIYPIYFVTIASVSDPTMVATGKVWLFPQGFSTFGYEQILADERIWTGYRNTLLYTVVGTAVNLVVTLPAAYALSRREFAPRRPLMLFFAFTMFFSGGLIPTYLLYRDLNLLDNWLVFVIPSALNVYNLIIARAFFENSLPEELFEAATLDGVGYLRFFVSMALPLSKAIIAVIGLYYLVQHWNDFFTGLIFVRDYDKQPLQIVLRDILLSNQAFAGGAGGAGGSGGGAYAQQFADQIKYGVIIVSTLPVLLVYPFIQKYFEKGVMVGSVKG; encoded by the coding sequence ATGAGGACCATGTCCCTGCGTCGCAGGACACCGGGCGACCTGCTGTTCTCGATCGCCCTCGGCACGGTGGTCGTGCTGATCCTGTTCGCGACGATCTACCCGATCTACTTCGTGACCATCGCGTCGGTGAGCGACCCGACGATGGTCGCCACCGGAAAGGTGTGGCTGTTCCCGCAGGGCTTCAGCACCTTCGGTTACGAGCAGATCCTCGCCGACGAGCGCATCTGGACCGGGTACAGGAACACGCTGCTGTACACGGTGGTCGGCACCGCCGTGAACCTGGTGGTGACGCTGCCGGCGGCGTACGCCCTCTCGCGCCGGGAGTTCGCGCCCCGCAGGCCGCTGATGCTCTTCTTCGCGTTCACGATGTTCTTCAGCGGCGGCCTGATCCCCACGTACCTGCTGTACCGGGACCTGAACCTGCTGGACAACTGGCTGGTGTTCGTCATCCCGTCGGCGCTGAACGTCTACAACCTCATCATCGCCCGGGCCTTCTTCGAGAACTCGCTGCCCGAGGAGCTGTTCGAGGCCGCGACGCTCGACGGCGTGGGGTACCTGAGGTTCTTCGTGTCCATGGCGCTGCCCCTGTCCAAGGCCATCATCGCGGTGATCGGCCTGTACTACCTGGTGCAGCACTGGAACGACTTCTTCACCGGCCTGATCTTCGTCCGGGACTACGACAAGCAGCCGCTGCAGATCGTCCTGCGCGACATCCTGCTGTCCAACCAGGCGTTCGCCGGCGGCGCAGGGGGAGCCGGCGGCTCGGGCGGCGGGGCCTACGCGCAGCAGTTCGCTGACCAGATCAAGTACGGCGTCATCATCGTCTCCACGCTCCCCGTGCTGCTGGTCTACCCCTTCATCCAGAAGTACTTCGAGAAGGGCGTCATGGTCGGGTCGGTGAAGGGCTGA